The Thermoanaerobaculia bacterium genome has a window encoding:
- a CDS encoding long-chain fatty acid--CoA ligase: MADVSTLYDIFEGLASSGKDAVQMSRDEAGKWTSVSARDFGFTVRCLSLGLNALGMQPGDRVAILSENRPEWAMADYAIICGGALSVPIYATLPAEQIVELLRDSGAKIAVVSTAEQLEKIRVIRDRCPELDHVIAIDAAPPDEPGYEHWIKTIDRGRGNMEMGSTVFEARASRIRPSDPCTIIYTSGTTGEPKGAVLTHANFVSNVLACCQIVPIRETSIALSFLPLSHVFERMLDYAYAYRQSTIGYLGDVTILRDALVELEPTVFGAVPRVYEKIYAAVRESVAGSPVKRAIFAFAVEQGRRRLRRMERGEENPTSLGIRIADRLVFSKLRARLGRRFQFAVSGGAPLSRELAEFFWGAGVTIYEGYGLTETSPVICVNGPGRWKLGTVGRPVPGVEVRIADDGEILTRGPHVMKGYFGKPAETAEVIDRDGWFATGDIGELDDGFLRITDRKKDVIVLSGGKKAAPQPIENALKQSALIEVPIVIGNARKFIAALIVPRFEALKRMGLGARPLESPEVQAAFQKEIDAYNEGKPHYEQIRAFTLLDRDLTLDAGEITPTMKVKRRVIEERYKALIDRMYEEKPHGT, from the coding sequence ATGGCCGACGTCTCGACGCTCTACGACATCTTCGAGGGCCTCGCCTCCTCCGGGAAGGACGCGGTCCAGATGAGCCGCGACGAGGCGGGAAAATGGACGTCGGTCTCGGCGCGCGACTTCGGATTCACGGTGCGGTGCCTCTCCCTCGGCCTGAACGCGCTCGGCATGCAGCCCGGCGACCGGGTCGCGATCCTCTCCGAGAACCGGCCCGAGTGGGCGATGGCCGACTACGCGATCATCTGCGGCGGCGCCCTCTCGGTCCCGATCTACGCGACCCTGCCCGCCGAGCAGATCGTCGAGCTGCTCCGCGACAGCGGCGCGAAGATCGCCGTCGTCTCGACGGCCGAGCAGCTCGAGAAGATCCGCGTGATCCGCGACCGCTGTCCCGAGCTCGACCACGTGATCGCGATCGACGCCGCGCCCCCGGACGAGCCCGGCTACGAGCACTGGATCAAGACGATCGACCGCGGGCGCGGCAACATGGAGATGGGGTCGACCGTCTTCGAGGCCCGGGCCTCGCGGATTCGCCCGTCCGATCCGTGCACGATCATCTATACGTCGGGAACGACCGGCGAGCCGAAGGGAGCGGTGCTCACGCACGCGAACTTCGTCTCGAACGTCCTCGCCTGCTGCCAGATCGTTCCGATCCGGGAAACGTCGATCGCCCTCTCGTTCCTGCCGTTGTCGCACGTCTTCGAGCGGATGCTCGACTACGCGTACGCCTACCGGCAGTCCACGATCGGCTATCTCGGCGACGTCACGATCCTCCGCGACGCCTTGGTCGAGCTCGAGCCGACCGTCTTCGGCGCCGTCCCGCGCGTCTACGAGAAGATCTACGCGGCGGTTCGGGAGAGCGTCGCCGGCTCGCCCGTCAAGAGGGCGATCTTCGCGTTCGCCGTCGAGCAGGGGCGGCGCCGGCTCCGCCGGATGGAGCGCGGAGAAGAGAACCCCACGTCTCTCGGAATCCGCATCGCGGACCGCCTCGTCTTCTCGAAGCTCCGCGCGCGGCTCGGACGCCGCTTCCAGTTCGCGGTCTCCGGCGGCGCTCCCCTCTCCCGGGAGCTGGCGGAGTTCTTCTGGGGCGCGGGCGTGACGATCTACGAGGGGTACGGCCTGACGGAGACCTCCCCGGTGATCTGCGTCAATGGGCCCGGGCGATGGAAGCTCGGCACGGTCGGCCGTCCCGTTCCGGGCGTCGAGGTCCGGATCGCGGACGACGGCGAGATCCTCACCCGCGGCCCGCACGTCATGAAGGGATATTTCGGCAAGCCCGCCGAGACCGCCGAGGTGATCGACCGCGACGGCTGGTTCGCGACGGGCGACATCGGCGAGCTCGACGACGGCTTCCTCCGGATCACCGACCGCAAGAAGGACGTGATCGTCCTCTCCGGCGGCAAGAAGGCGGCGCCGCAGCCGATCGAGAACGCGCTGAAGCAGTCGGCGCTGATCGAGGTGCCGATCGTGATCGGCAACGCCCGGAAGTTCATCGCGGCGCTCATCGTCCCGAGGTTCGAGGCGTTGAAGCGCATGGGGCTCGGCGCCCGGCCGCTCGAGAGCCCCGAGGTGCAGGCCGCGTTCCAGAAGGAGATCGACGCGTACAACGAAGGCAAGCCCCACTACGAGCAGATCCGCGCCTTCACGCTCCTCGACCGCGACCTGACCCTCGACGCCGGCGAGATCACCCCGACGATGAAGGTCAAGCGCCGCGTGATCGAGGAGCGCTACAAGGCGCTGATCGACCGGATGTACGAAGAGAAGCCGCATGGAACGTGA
- a CDS encoding RodZ domain-containing protein, giving the protein MSEKDPAETSFGEELKRHRLLREVSLESIAAATKISARHLQALERGDFGKLPAPVFTRGFIRAYAAFLGLDPEEMVNAYLSEVGASGARSHAGSAAGSASRKPSVRAVVLGVVAAAVAVLIAAGVWRYVRRPRPEEPKALSLPPVALSPHIRQVPPSTGASPAPPAADAPSSTSAPVSAAPVSATVVPAAAGAPPVAEPLTLALSTREECWMEIFADDRLLFSGTLRGGEARTFEARRSFRLTAGNAGAVRVTVNGRALPPLGQEGEVVRDVRLDAGSVNELLSRGQ; this is encoded by the coding sequence ATGTCCGAGAAAGACCCCGCGGAGACCAGTTTCGGGGAGGAATTGAAGCGGCATCGCCTCCTCCGCGAGGTCTCGCTCGAGAGCATCGCGGCGGCGACCAAGATCTCGGCGCGCCACCTGCAGGCGCTCGAGCGTGGAGATTTCGGCAAGCTCCCGGCTCCGGTCTTCACGCGCGGCTTCATCCGCGCCTACGCGGCGTTCCTCGGCCTCGATCCGGAGGAGATGGTCAACGCCTATCTCTCGGAAGTCGGGGCCTCCGGCGCCCGAAGCCACGCCGGGTCGGCCGCCGGATCGGCGTCCCGGAAGCCGTCGGTCCGCGCCGTCGTGCTCGGCGTCGTCGCCGCCGCGGTCGCGGTCCTGATCGCCGCGGGCGTGTGGCGATACGTCCGGCGGCCGAGACCCGAGGAGCCGAAGGCGCTCTCGCTTCCTCCGGTCGCTCTTTCCCCGCACATTCGCCAGGTTCCTCCCTCGACGGGAGCTTCCCCGGCGCCTCCGGCGGCGGACGCCCCCTCTTCGACCTCCGCCCCCGTTTCGGCGGCGCCCGTGTCGGCGACGGTCGTTCCGGCCGCTGCCGGCGCGCCGCCGGTCGCCGAGCCGCTGACGCTCGCCCTTTCCACCCGCGAGGAATGCTGGATGGAGATCTTCGCCGACGACCGCCTTCTCTTCTCGGGGACCCTCCGCGGCGGGGAAGCCCGGACCTTCGAGGCGCGCCGGAGCTTCCGTCTGACCGCCGGGAACGCGGGCGCCGTGCGCGTGACCGTCAACGGCCGCGCGCTTCCTCCGCTGGGTCAGGAGGGAGAGGTCGTGCGCGACGTCCGCCTCGACGCGGGAAGCGTCAACGAGCTCCTTTCCCGCGGGCAATGA
- the aroF gene encoding 3-deoxy-7-phosphoheptulonate synthase — protein MLIVMSPTATESEVDAVIARLVEKGFDVHRSTGAERTVLGAVGHIQNSDPRFFEDLPGVSEVVRISEPYKLAGRTFQPRDSVISVRGVPVGGDEVVVMAGPCTIETRDQMFESAKAVAKAGARILRGGAFKPRTSPYSYQGMGIDGWKLLREAGDAFGLATVSEVMDASQIEDALPYVDLLQVGARNMQNFTFLKELGKIRRPVLLKRGLSATIEEWLLSAEYVMAGGNRDVILCERGIRTFERYTRNTLDISAIPVVEKLSHLPVVADPSHGTGHREQVAPMALAAAAAGADGLLIEVHPDPDHALCDGPQSLLPAQFERLMDALRIVAPAVGKRI, from the coding sequence ATGCTGATCGTGATGAGCCCGACGGCCACGGAGTCCGAGGTGGACGCCGTGATCGCCCGGCTGGTCGAGAAGGGTTTCGACGTGCATCGCTCGACGGGAGCGGAGCGCACGGTGCTCGGCGCCGTCGGCCACATCCAGAACAGCGATCCCCGCTTCTTCGAGGATCTGCCCGGCGTCTCGGAGGTCGTCCGCATCTCGGAGCCGTACAAGCTCGCCGGCCGGACGTTCCAGCCGCGCGATTCCGTGATCTCCGTCCGCGGCGTCCCGGTCGGCGGGGACGAGGTGGTCGTGATGGCCGGCCCGTGCACGATCGAAACGCGAGACCAGATGTTCGAAAGCGCGAAAGCCGTCGCGAAGGCCGGAGCGCGGATCCTCCGCGGCGGCGCCTTCAAGCCGCGCACGTCGCCGTACTCGTACCAGGGGATGGGGATCGACGGATGGAAGCTGCTGCGCGAGGCGGGGGACGCGTTCGGCCTCGCGACGGTCTCCGAGGTGATGGACGCGTCGCAGATCGAGGACGCGCTTCCGTACGTCGACCTGCTCCAGGTCGGCGCGCGGAACATGCAGAACTTCACGTTCCTCAAGGAGCTCGGGAAGATCCGGAGGCCGGTCCTCCTGAAGCGCGGTCTCTCGGCGACGATCGAGGAGTGGCTCCTCTCGGCCGAGTACGTCATGGCGGGAGGAAACCGCGACGTGATCCTCTGCGAGCGCGGGATCCGGACGTTCGAGCGGTACACGAGGAATACCCTCGACATCTCGGCGATCCCGGTCGTCGAGAAGCTCTCGCACCTGCCGGTCGTCGCCGATCCCTCGCACGGGACGGGACACCGGGAGCAGGTCGCTCCGATGGCGCTCGCCGCCGCGGCCGCGGGCGCCGACGGCCTGCTGATCGAGGTGCATCCGGATCCCGACCACGCGCTGTGCGACGGCCCGCAGTCGCTGCTGCCGGCGCAGTTCGAGAGGCTGATGGATGCCTTGCGCATCGTGGCGCCGGCGGTGGGGAAGAGGATCTAG
- the trpB gene encoding tryptophan synthase subunit beta produces the protein MADRGRFGPYGGSFAPETLMAPLTRLAAAFSEARKDARFRAEFDAALRDYAGRPTPLFLAARLSEDAGGAKILFKREDLLHTGAHKINNAIGQALLARRMGKTRLIAETGAGQHGVATATVAAWLGFDCVVYMGSEDTRRQAVNVARMRRLGAEVREVEAGSKTLKDAINEAMRDWSESSATTHYVLGSALGPHPYPSMVAWFHRAIGREARAQCLRRWKKLPKAVVACVGGGSNAIGIFQAFLRDRVGLWGVEAGGRGPALGDHAARFAGGRIGILHGTRTWVLQDPEGQIAPTHSVSAGLDYPAVGPQHAALREARRVRYVSIGDAEALAAFDATTRREGIVPALESAHAIAFALRLARSLRKRDLLLVNLSGRGDKDLAEVERLESE, from the coding sequence ATGGCTGATCGCGGCAGATTCGGTCCCTATGGCGGGAGCTTTGCGCCCGAGACGCTGATGGCGCCGCTGACGCGTCTCGCGGCGGCATTCTCGGAGGCCCGGAAAGACGCGCGTTTCCGCGCCGAGTTCGACGCGGCTCTCCGCGACTACGCGGGCCGGCCCACGCCGCTCTTCCTCGCCGCCCGCCTTTCCGAGGACGCGGGAGGAGCGAAGATCCTGTTCAAGCGCGAGGACCTGCTCCACACCGGCGCGCATAAGATCAACAACGCGATCGGTCAGGCGCTCCTCGCTCGCCGCATGGGCAAGACGCGGCTGATCGCCGAGACCGGCGCGGGCCAGCACGGTGTGGCGACCGCGACCGTCGCCGCGTGGCTCGGATTCGATTGCGTCGTCTACATGGGCTCGGAGGACACCCGCCGCCAGGCCGTGAACGTCGCGCGGATGCGTCGCCTCGGCGCCGAGGTGCGCGAGGTCGAGGCGGGGTCGAAGACGCTGAAGGACGCGATCAACGAGGCGATGCGCGACTGGTCCGAGAGCTCGGCGACGACGCATTACGTGCTCGGCTCGGCCCTCGGGCCGCACCCGTATCCGTCGATGGTCGCGTGGTTCCATCGCGCGATCGGCCGCGAGGCGCGGGCCCAGTGCCTCCGGCGGTGGAAGAAGCTTCCGAAAGCGGTCGTCGCCTGCGTGGGGGGCGGCTCGAACGCGATCGGCATCTTCCAGGCGTTCCTGCGGGACCGCGTGGGGCTCTGGGGCGTCGAGGCGGGCGGCCGCGGGCCGGCGCTCGGCGATCACGCGGCGCGGTTCGCCGGAGGACGCATCGGCATCCTCCACGGGACGCGGACGTGGGTCCTCCAGGACCCGGAGGGGCAGATCGCGCCGACGCATTCCGTGTCGGCGGGGCTCGACTATCCGGCGGTCGGCCCGCAGCATGCGGCGCTCCGCGAGGCTCGCCGCGTGCGCTACGTCTCGATCGGCGACGCGGAGGCGCTCGCCGCCTTCGACGCGACGACGCGCCGCGAGGGGATCGTGCCGGCGCTCGAGTCGGCGCACGCGATCGCCTTCGCGCTCCGGCTCGCGCGGTCGCTCCGGAAGCGCGATCTCCTCCTGGTGAATCTCTCCGGCCGCGGGGACAAGGACCTCGCGGAAGTCGAGCGCCTGGAGTCGGAATGA
- a CDS encoding DnaJ domain-containing protein, with product MAQSVNHYQVLGVDRTATEEQLRKRFRELARERHPDRFPPAEKARAEAEFQSLTEAYNILTNRERRAAHDFDLDNKVVSADDPQAIAQAYLARGVDEYREGRWDSAFSNFELAMHHDPENAKIQHHFALAASRFPNRMRHAVAAIEKSIRIDPHNASFLKDAGLIFRQAGLWSRAEKCYLEAMRWTPDSAEVRRGLEEARAHRAPQA from the coding sequence ATGGCTCAATCGGTCAACCATTACCAGGTCCTCGGAGTGGATCGGACTGCCACCGAAGAGCAGCTCCGCAAGCGCTTCCGCGAGCTCGCGCGCGAACGGCACCCGGACCGGTTTCCGCCGGCGGAGAAGGCGCGCGCGGAAGCGGAATTCCAGTCGCTCACCGAGGCGTACAACATCCTCACGAACCGGGAGCGCCGCGCCGCCCACGACTTCGACCTGGACAACAAGGTCGTGTCCGCCGACGATCCGCAGGCGATCGCGCAGGCGTATCTCGCCCGCGGGGTCGACGAATACCGGGAGGGGCGCTGGGACTCGGCCTTCTCGAATTTCGAGCTCGCGATGCACCACGACCCGGAGAACGCGAAGATCCAGCACCACTTCGCCCTCGCCGCGTCGCGGTTTCCGAACCGCATGCGCCACGCCGTCGCCGCCATCGAGAAGTCGATCCGGATCGACCCGCACAACGCGAGCTTCCTGAAGGACGCGGGGCTGATCTTCCGGCAGGCCGGCCTATGGAGCCGCGCGGAAAAGTGCTACCTTGAAGCCATGCGCTGGACACCGGATTCGGCCGAGGTGCGCCGCGGTCTCGAAGAAGCGCGCGCGCACCGCGCGCCGCAGGCGTGA
- a CDS encoding chorismate mutase has translation MTELERLRASIDELDRVLVKLLNQRAKYALEIGRAKSAAGVPVYSPERERQVLAHVERESRGPLSAEGLRRLYERIIDESRRLEREAQGAQEEKC, from the coding sequence ATGACCGAGCTCGAGCGGCTCCGCGCCTCCATCGACGAGCTCGACCGCGTGCTCGTGAAGCTCCTGAACCAGCGCGCGAAGTACGCGCTCGAGATCGGCCGGGCCAAGAGCGCCGCCGGGGTCCCCGTCTACTCTCCGGAACGCGAGCGGCAGGTGCTCGCGCACGTGGAGCGCGAGAGCCGCGGGCCGCTCTCGGCGGAAGGCCTTCGCCGGCTGTACGAGCGGATCATCGACGAGTCCCGGCGGCTCGAGCGCGAGGCGCAGGGCGCCCAGGAGGAAAAATGCTGA
- a CDS encoding YpdA family putative bacillithiol disulfide reductase yields MPDASLPVAIVGAGPTGIACAIELQRKGIAVVCFDRGAILDSIYHFPEEMVWFSSRDLLDIAGVPFTTPHAHPTRLETLAYYRGVAEKFGVRVEPETEIVDARRIDDGFVIAARRRGAPIEIRASAVVIATGFFHNPKKLDVPGCSLPLVHTRYVSGYPFHGRRVVVVGGKNSASEAALDLYRHGASVTMIVRHGAISERVKYWIKPDLENRIRDGAIRALFHSRVVEIQPDAVLAETPSGQMLVPADAVFALIGYEPDFAFLERCGVVLEGERRQPRHDAETFESNVPGLYLAGAVLSGTDTGRIFIENSRHHAAAIAEAIARKGSVHA; encoded by the coding sequence ATGCCGGACGCATCCCTTCCCGTCGCGATCGTCGGCGCGGGGCCGACGGGGATCGCGTGCGCCATCGAGCTCCAGCGAAAGGGAATCGCGGTGGTCTGCTTCGACCGCGGCGCGATCCTCGACTCGATCTACCACTTTCCGGAGGAGATGGTCTGGTTCTCGAGCCGCGATCTTCTGGATATTGCGGGGGTACCGTTCACGACGCCGCACGCGCATCCGACGCGACTCGAGACGCTCGCCTACTACAGAGGCGTCGCCGAGAAGTTCGGAGTGCGGGTCGAGCCGGAGACGGAGATCGTGGACGCGAGGCGGATCGACGACGGCTTCGTGATCGCCGCGCGCCGCCGCGGCGCTCCGATCGAGATCCGCGCGTCGGCGGTCGTCATCGCGACCGGGTTCTTCCACAATCCGAAGAAGCTCGACGTGCCGGGGTGCAGCCTGCCGCTCGTCCACACGCGCTACGTCTCGGGGTATCCGTTCCACGGCCGGCGGGTCGTCGTCGTCGGAGGCAAGAACTCCGCGTCGGAGGCCGCGCTCGACCTCTACCGGCACGGCGCGTCGGTGACGATGATCGTGCGGCACGGAGCGATCTCGGAGCGGGTGAAGTACTGGATCAAGCCCGATCTCGAGAACCGCATCCGCGACGGGGCCATCCGCGCCCTGTTCCACTCGCGCGTCGTCGAGATCCAGCCGGACGCCGTCCTCGCCGAGACCCCGTCGGGGCAGATGCTCGTCCCCGCCGACGCGGTCTTCGCCCTGATCGGGTACGAGCCCGACTTTGCGTTCCTCGAGCGCTGCGGCGTCGTCCTCGAGGGAGAACGCCGGCAGCCGAGGCACGACGCCGAGACGTTCGAGTCGAACGTGCCCGGGTTGTACCTCGCCGGCGCCGTCCTTTCCGGCACCGACACGGGGCGCATCTTCATCGAGAACAGCCGCCATCACGCGGCCGCGATCGCGGAGGCGATCGCCCGGAAGGGCTCGGTCCATGCCTAG
- a CDS encoding Stp1/IreP family PP2C-type Ser/Thr phosphatase — MNLRAFGLTDIGRKRKHNEDSFVIDLSEGLFVVADGMGGHAAGEVAAKIAVDTIEEFITDTSQKMESTWPFQYNHQWRFNSNRLAVAVEKANERVISAVAKQPSLKGMGTTLVGGILNGSGMSLAHVGDSRAYRRRSGELRRLTDDHSWVHEQIVTGILTEEEAKSHPLKNVVTRALGGGPTVLPELQELDLQPGDQYLFCSDGLTTMLSDEEIGQVLAGGGGDPESICRDLVARANEKGGLDNITTIVVEVADGASRPGSSNEKTSPPV, encoded by the coding sequence ATGAATCTCCGGGCCTTCGGCCTGACCGACATCGGTCGCAAGCGCAAGCACAACGAGGATTCCTTCGTGATCGATCTTTCGGAGGGGCTCTTCGTCGTTGCGGACGGCATGGGAGGGCACGCCGCCGGCGAGGTCGCCGCCAAGATCGCGGTCGACACGATCGAGGAGTTCATCACCGACACGAGCCAGAAGATGGAGAGCACCTGGCCGTTCCAGTACAACCACCAGTGGCGGTTCAACAGCAACCGTCTCGCGGTCGCCGTCGAGAAGGCGAACGAACGGGTGATCTCCGCGGTCGCCAAGCAGCCGTCGCTGAAGGGGATGGGGACGACGCTCGTCGGCGGGATCCTGAACGGCTCCGGAATGTCGCTCGCGCACGTCGGGGACAGCCGCGCCTATCGCCGCCGGAGCGGCGAGCTTCGCCGGCTGACGGACGATCACTCGTGGGTGCACGAGCAGATCGTCACCGGCATCCTCACGGAGGAAGAAGCGAAGTCGCATCCGCTCAAGAACGTCGTCACCCGGGCGCTCGGGGGCGGACCGACGGTCCTGCCCGAGCTGCAGGAGCTCGACCTCCAGCCGGGCGACCAGTACCTGTTCTGCTCCGACGGGCTGACGACGATGCTCTCCGACGAGGAGATCGGCCAGGTCCTCGCCGGCGGGGGCGGGGATCCGGAATCCATCTGCCGGGACCTCGTTGCCCGCGCCAACGAGAAGGGCGGGCTCGACAACATCACCACGATCGTCGTCGAGGTGGCCGACGGAGCCTCTCGCCCGGGCTCCTCCAACGAAAAGACCTCGCCGCCCGTATAA
- the trpA gene encoding tryptophan synthase subunit alpha, with protein sequence MSGTGAIGAAFARAAGEKRAAFVAYLTAGDPDLPTTVELARAVAAGGADVLELGVPFSDPIADGATLQRSASRALASGTTLDGVFSAAAEIRRATGMPLVLFSYANPLCARGFDRVFREARAAGFDAVLLTDVPVEESRLVLPEIRRAGLDPVFLVSPTSDSRRMREAASRSRGFLYVVSRTGTTGEKSRLAGDLETTVARARRATVACARTGSSAGARARRATVARKKNSSGRLPIAVGFGIARPEDAARVARIADGVVVGSALVACAERSSVAAVEALVRELVEACRR encoded by the coding sequence ATGAGCGGGACGGGAGCGATCGGCGCCGCGTTCGCGCGCGCCGCCGGAGAAAAACGCGCGGCGTTCGTCGCGTATCTCACGGCGGGGGACCCGGATCTCCCGACGACGGTCGAGCTCGCGCGCGCCGTCGCCGCGGGCGGCGCGGACGTGCTCGAGCTCGGGGTCCCGTTCTCCGACCCGATCGCCGACGGCGCGACGCTGCAGCGGTCGGCGTCCCGCGCGCTCGCGTCGGGGACGACGCTCGACGGGGTCTTCTCGGCGGCGGCCGAGATCCGCCGGGCGACCGGGATGCCGCTCGTGCTCTTCTCGTACGCGAATCCCCTCTGCGCCCGCGGATTCGACCGCGTGTTCCGGGAGGCGCGCGCGGCCGGATTCGACGCGGTCCTCCTGACCGACGTGCCGGTCGAGGAATCGCGTCTCGTCCTTCCGGAGATCCGGCGCGCGGGGCTCGACCCCGTGTTCCTCGTCTCGCCGACCTCCGACTCCCGCCGGATGCGCGAGGCGGCGTCGCGTTCGCGGGGCTTCCTCTACGTCGTCTCCCGGACGGGGACGACGGGGGAGAAGAGCCGTCTCGCGGGGGACCTCGAGACGACCGTTGCGCGCGCGCGGCGCGCGACCGTCGCGTGCGCGCGAACGGGAAGTTCGGCGGGGGCGCGTGCGAGGCGCGCGACCGTCGCCCGGAAGAAGAACTCTTCGGGACGCCTTCCGATCGCGGTCGGATTCGGCATCGCGCGGCCGGAGGACGCGGCCCGCGTGGCCCGCATCGCCGACGGCGTCGTCGTCGGATCGGCGCTCGTCGCGTGCGCGGAGCGAAGCTCCGTCGCCGCCGTCGAGGCGCTCGTCCGGGAGCTCGTCGAGGCCTGCCGCCGATGA
- a CDS encoding thiolase family protein, with protein MERDVVVVDGVRTPYCRVNTDLKGVSAVDLGRIPSVELFARTGLDPEHLDEVIFGNIATPVDAANIARVIALRAGVPESVPAFTVGRNCGSGAESIADAFLRIRGGFNRMILAGGVESMSNIPLLYGETAKRKFTRMLTAKSPLARLAAAAELRPADFKPVVGLELGLTDPVCDLNMGQTAEVLAKEFHVSREEQDAYALRSHQRATAARAKLAEEIVPVPVPPDYDRLATIDNGVRENQTMEALGKLRPYFDRKFGTVTAGNSSQITDGGAAVIVASVEAARGYGLKPLGYVRSFGFAGIDPARMGLGPALATPVALKRAGLSWNEIGLVELNEAFAAQVLACARVWDSAEWAARHGSERIGELDFERTNVNGGAIALGHPVGSTGTRQVITLLREMRRRQVQFGLATMCIGGGQGGAIVVELAS; from the coding sequence ATGGAACGTGACGTGGTCGTCGTCGACGGCGTGCGGACCCCCTACTGCCGCGTCAACACCGACCTCAAGGGCGTCAGCGCGGTCGACCTCGGGCGCATCCCGTCCGTGGAGCTCTTCGCCCGGACCGGGCTCGATCCCGAGCACCTCGACGAGGTGATCTTCGGCAACATCGCGACTCCGGTCGACGCGGCGAACATCGCCCGCGTCATCGCGCTGCGGGCCGGGGTCCCCGAGTCGGTGCCGGCGTTCACGGTCGGACGCAACTGCGGATCGGGCGCGGAGTCGATCGCGGACGCCTTTCTCCGGATCCGCGGAGGATTCAACCGGATGATCCTCGCGGGCGGCGTCGAGTCGATGTCGAACATCCCGCTCCTCTACGGCGAGACGGCCAAGCGCAAGTTCACCCGGATGCTGACAGCGAAGTCCCCGCTGGCGCGCCTCGCCGCGGCCGCCGAGCTCCGGCCCGCGGACTTCAAGCCGGTCGTCGGCCTCGAGCTCGGCCTGACCGACCCGGTCTGCGACCTCAACATGGGGCAGACCGCGGAGGTCCTCGCCAAGGAGTTCCACGTCTCCCGGGAGGAGCAGGACGCCTACGCGCTGCGCTCGCATCAGCGCGCGACGGCGGCGCGCGCGAAGCTCGCCGAAGAGATCGTCCCGGTGCCCGTTCCTCCCGACTACGACCGGCTCGCCACGATCGACAACGGGGTGCGCGAGAACCAGACGATGGAGGCGCTGGGGAAGCTCAGGCCTTACTTCGACCGGAAGTTCGGCACCGTGACCGCCGGAAACTCGTCGCAGATCACCGACGGGGGCGCGGCCGTGATCGTCGCGTCCGTCGAGGCCGCTCGCGGGTACGGCCTGAAACCCCTCGGGTACGTGCGCTCCTTCGGGTTCGCCGGGATCGATCCGGCGCGGATGGGCCTCGGTCCCGCGCTCGCCACGCCGGTCGCCTTGAAGCGCGCCGGGCTCTCGTGGAACGAGATCGGCCTCGTGGAGTTGAACGAAGCGTTCGCGGCGCAGGTGCTCGCGTGCGCCCGCGTGTGGGACTCCGCGGAGTGGGCGGCGCGCCACGGCTCCGAGCGGATCGGAGAGCTCGACTTCGAGCGCACGAACGTCAACGGCGGCGCGATCGCGCTCGGCCATCCGGTCGGCTCGACCGGAACGCGGCAGGTCATCACGCTGCTCCGCGAGATGCGCCGGCGGCAGGTCCAGTTCGGACTCGCGACGATGTGCATCGGAGGCGGCCAGGGCGGCGCGATCGTCGTGGAGTTGGCCTCTTAG